A region of Larimichthys crocea isolate SSNF chromosome X, L_crocea_2.0, whole genome shotgun sequence DNA encodes the following proteins:
- the pcdh18a gene encoding protocadherin-18a isoform X2: MKSGKMKGLFLTRILKVLAVLALATQHVNGKTLKYQIYEEQKVGTVIARLKDDVADVLAKLPSSVSLRFRAMQRGSSSFLTVREQDGEISIRTKIDREKLCEKNLNCSIQFDVLTLPTEHLQLFHVEVEILDINDNAPQFARAVIPIEISESAAVGARIPLDSATDPDVGENSLYSYALEPNNNFKIDIQSRTDGAKYAELVVLRELDREVRSGYELQYTASDRGVPPRTGSTLLKISVTDSNDNSPIFEKSSYVINLPENSPVGTLLIDLNATDADDGTNAKIVYSFSSHVSPKIMETFKINPDSGHLTLIRRVDYEAINSYDIDVQAQDMGPNSMPAHCKILVKVVDVNDNKPDISINLMSSQGNGDAAYISEASPLDTFVALVRVEDLDSALNGEVECKLHGQGYFKLQRTYENNYMILTNVTLDREKRSEFSLTVVAEDRGTPSLSTVKHFTVHVTDENDNPPRFEKGRYEIFKSENNAPGAYLTSIMATDPDLDTNGQVSYSILENSVHGSSISTYVTIDPSNGAIYALRTFDREDVSRISFVVQAKDAGKPPLLSNATIILNILDENDNPPVIVVPQLWNFTADVPVLKFTEAGNLVTVVRATDRDTGVNAELICSIVSGNEEGFFTIDPRTCEIKANASLENFPHEHAELTVVVRDQGRESLSAKAVLKITWIMENHVPVMDQGESALDVSLIIIISLGAICAVLLVIMVVFASRCNREKKDTRHSYNCRVAESTHQHHPKKPSRQIHKGDITLVPTVNGTLPIRAHHRSPSATPPMDRAQMGSRQNHHSRQSLNSLVTISSNHIPESFALELAHATPPVEGQYQPRPSFRGNKYSRSYRYALQDMDKFSLKDSGRGDSEAGDSDCDMGRESPVDRLLLGEGFSDLIHLEMHHRLHPAMRLCTDECRVLGHSDQCWMPPLSSPASSADYRNNMYIPGEESSQQPQIDDDQSSVDSERRKSFSTFGKESGNEEAGAGGDVAGGGGDACAAGGGAGSLLTEMNSVFQRLLPPNIDSYAECTETSPPSSSSTTERGSGRGGNIAGNHSNNAVPQDNRRGLLPGGKGPAYPPGVAAWAANTHYLNPGSGSVGTNHVSSSSSSSSSPSTSTSASTNGQPPHLKWLPAMEEIPENYEEDDFEGVFHQGQGGKRSESRHEAGMDASELVHEINKLLQDVRQN; the protein is encoded by the exons ATGAAGTCTGGAAAAATGAAAGGACTATTTCTGACAAGAATTTTGAAAGTTCTGGCTGTTTTGGCGCTGGCAACGCAACATGTTAACGGTAAGACGCTGAAATATCAGATTTATGAGGAGCAGAAGGTTGGAACCGTCATTGCCCGTTTGAAAGACGATGTCGCTGATGTTCTGGCTAAACTTCCGAGCTCAGTGTCGCTGCGCTTCAGAGCTATGCAAAGAGGGAGCTCGTCTTTCCTCACGGTGCGCGAACAGGACGGAGAAATCAGCATCAGGACCAAAATTGACCGTGAGAAACTCTGCGAAAAGAATCTCAACTGTTCCATTCAATTCGACGTGCTGACTCTACCCACTGAGCACCTGCAGCTGTTTCACGTCGAGGTGGAAATACTGGACATCAACGATAACGCACCCCAGTTCGCCCGAGCCGTCATCCCCATTGAGATCTCCGAGAGCGCGGCTGTGGGTGCGCGCATCCCCCTGGACAGCGCCACGGACCCCGATGTCGGGGAAAACTCACTGTACTCGTATGCCTTAGAGCCCAACAACAACTTCAAGATTGACATCCAGTCCAGAACTGACGGGGCTAAATACGCGGAACTGGTGGTGCTCAGGGAGCTGGATCGAGAGGTGCGCTCCGGTTATGAACTTCAATACACGGCCTCTGATAGGGGCGTTCCCCCCAGAACCGGTTCGACCCTCCTCAAAATTAGTGTTACCGATTCAAATGACAACAGCCCAATTTTTGAAAAGTCATCATATGTCATAAATCTCCCAGAAAATTCACCTGTTGGCACTCTGCTCATTGACTTAAACGCCACTGACGCGGATGACGGCACAAACGCCAAAATAGTCTACTCATTCAGCAGTCACGTGTCCCCCAAAATAATGGAGACGTTCAAAATTAACCCCGACAGCGGTCACCTGACCCTAATCAGGCGTGTGGACTATGAGGCCATTAACTCTTATGACATTGATGTCCAAGCGCAGGACATGGGTCCAAACTCCATGCCAGCACACTGCAAGATCCTGGTCAAAGTGGTCGACGTGAACGACAATAAACCAGATATTAGCATCAATCTCATGTCCTCTCAGGGGAATGGAGACGCAGCCTATATATCTGAGGCTTCTCCTCTGGACACCTTTGTAGCTTTGGTGAGGGTGGAGGACTTGGACTCTGCATTGAACGGAGAGGTAGAGTGTAAACTTCATGGTCAAGGATATTTCAAACTGCAGAGGACCTATGAGAACAACTACATGATTTTGACCAACGTGACTTTGGACCGAGAGAAGCGGTCAGAGTTCAGTCTGACGGTGGTGGCAGAGGACCGGGGGACCCCCAGTCTGTCCACCGTCAAACACTTCACTGTGCACGTAACCGATGAAAATGACAACCCACCACGTTTTGAGAAAGGTCGATATGAGATCTTCAAATCAGAGAACAATGCCCCCGGAGCATATCTGACCTCCATCATGGCCACTGACCCTGATCTAGACACCAATGGACAGGTGAGCTACTCCATCTTGGAGAACTCTGTTCATGGGAGTTCCATCTCCACCTACGTCACCATTGACCCCTCTAATGGTGCCATCTATGCACTGCGTACCTTTGATAGAGAGGATGTTAGTCGTATCTCCTTTGTTGTGCAAGCCAAAGATGCAGGGAAACCACCACTGCTCAGCAACGCCACAATTATTCTGAATATCCTGGATGAGAATGACAACCCTCCGGTCATTGTGGTACCCCAACTGTGGAACTTCACTGCTGATGTACCTGTGTTAAAGTTCACAGAGGCTGGAAACTTAGTGACTGTGGTCAGGGCGACTGATCGTGACACAGGGGTCAACGCTGAACTCATTTGCTCCATTGTCAGTGGCAACGAGGAGGGCTTCTTCACTATTGACCCAAGAACCTGTGAAATCAAAGCTAACGCCAGCCTGGAGAACTTCCCCCATGAGCACGCTGAGTTGACGGTTGTGGTCCGAGATCAAGGAAGAGAGAGCCTCAGTGCTAAGGCGGTGCTGAAAATCACATGGATCATGGAGAACCACGTCCCGGTGATGGACCAGGGCGAGTCTGCCCTAGATGTCTCCCTGATTATCATCATATCCCTTGGGGCCATCTGCGCCGTCCTCCTGGTAATCATGGTGGTGTTTGCCTCGCGCTGTAACCGGGAGAAGAAGGACACAAGACACTCCTACAACTGCCGTGTAGCCGAGTCGACCCACCAACATCACCCCAAGAAGCCCTCACGCCAGATCCACAAAGGTGACATCACCCTGGTCCCCACGGTGAACGGCACCCTGCCAATCAGAGCTCACCACCGCTCACCTTCAGCCACGCCTCCCATGGATCGAGCCCAGATGGGGAGCCGGCAGAATCACCACAGCCGCCAATCTCTTAACAGCCTAGTGACCATCTCATCCAATCACATTCCAGAGAGCTTCGCCCTAGAACTGGCACATGCAACTCCACCAGTGGAg GGCCAGTACCAGCCCAGACCCAGTTTCCGTGGCAACAAATACTCCCGCAGCTACAG GTATGCATTACAAGACATGGACAAGTTCAGCCTGAAGGACAGTGGCCGTGGGGACAGCGAGGCGGGGGACAGTGACTGTGACATGGGGCGGGAATCCCCCGTGGACAGGCTGCTGCTGGGGGAGGGCTTTTCTGACCTGATACACCTCGAAATGCACCATCGCCTCCACCCAG CAATGAGACTGTGCACGGATGAATGTCGCGTCCTGGGACACTCTGACCAGTGCTGGAtgccccccctctcctcccccgcTTCCTCTGCTGACTACCGCAACAACATGTACATCCCCGGGGAGGAGTCCTCCCAACAGCCCCAAATCGACGATGACCAATCCTCCGTTGACTCGGAGCGCCGCAAGAGCTTCTCCACTTTTGGAAAGGAGTCTGGGAACGAAGAGGCAGGGGCCGGGGGAGATGTCGCCGGAGGAGGCGGTGATGCCTGTGCAGCTGGAGGAGGGGCTGGATCCCTCCTCACAGAGATGAACTCTGTGTTCCAGCGGCTCCTCCCCCCTAATATAGACTCGTACGCAGAGTGCACTGAAACAAGCCCGCCCTCGTCCTCATCAACCACTGAGAGAGGAAGCGGCCGTGGTGGCAACATTGCTGGTAACCACAGTAACAATGCCGTTCCTCAGGACAACCGGAGAGGGTTGCTGCCAGGTGGGAAAGGTCCCGCGTACCCTCCAGGTGTGGCTGCATGGGCGGCCAATACCCACTATCTAAATCCCGGAAGTGGATCCGTAGGAACCAAccatgtttcctcctcctcctcctcttcttcctccccctccacctccacttctGCCTCCACCAACGGACAGCCGCCACACCTGAAATGGCTACCAGCCATGGAGGAAATCCCAGAGAATTACGAGGAAGACGATTTTGAAGGCGTCTTCCATCAGGGTCAGGGTGGCAAACGCAGCGAGAGCCGCCATGAGGCCGGCATGGATGCTAGTGAGCTGGTCCACGAGatcaacaaactgctgcaggacGTCAGACAGAACTAA
- the pcdh18a gene encoding protocadherin-18a isoform X1 — MKSGKMKGLFLTRILKVLAVLALATQHVNGKTLKYQIYEEQKVGTVIARLKDDVADVLAKLPSSVSLRFRAMQRGSSSFLTVREQDGEISIRTKIDREKLCEKNLNCSIQFDVLTLPTEHLQLFHVEVEILDINDNAPQFARAVIPIEISESAAVGARIPLDSATDPDVGENSLYSYALEPNNNFKIDIQSRTDGAKYAELVVLRELDREVRSGYELQYTASDRGVPPRTGSTLLKISVTDSNDNSPIFEKSSYVINLPENSPVGTLLIDLNATDADDGTNAKIVYSFSSHVSPKIMETFKINPDSGHLTLIRRVDYEAINSYDIDVQAQDMGPNSMPAHCKILVKVVDVNDNKPDISINLMSSQGNGDAAYISEASPLDTFVALVRVEDLDSALNGEVECKLHGQGYFKLQRTYENNYMILTNVTLDREKRSEFSLTVVAEDRGTPSLSTVKHFTVHVTDENDNPPRFEKGRYEIFKSENNAPGAYLTSIMATDPDLDTNGQVSYSILENSVHGSSISTYVTIDPSNGAIYALRTFDREDVSRISFVVQAKDAGKPPLLSNATIILNILDENDNPPVIVVPQLWNFTADVPVLKFTEAGNLVTVVRATDRDTGVNAELICSIVSGNEEGFFTIDPRTCEIKANASLENFPHEHAELTVVVRDQGRESLSAKAVLKITWIMENHVPVMDQGESALDVSLIIIISLGAICAVLLVIMVVFASRCNREKKDTRHSYNCRVAESTHQHHPKKPSRQIHKGDITLVPTVNGTLPIRAHHRSPSATPPMDRAQMGSRQNHHSRQSLNSLVTISSNHIPESFALELAHATPPVEQVSQLLSMLHQGQYQPRPSFRGNKYSRSYRYALQDMDKFSLKDSGRGDSEAGDSDCDMGRESPVDRLLLGEGFSDLIHLEMHHRLHPAMRLCTDECRVLGHSDQCWMPPLSSPASSADYRNNMYIPGEESSQQPQIDDDQSSVDSERRKSFSTFGKESGNEEAGAGGDVAGGGGDACAAGGGAGSLLTEMNSVFQRLLPPNIDSYAECTETSPPSSSSTTERGSGRGGNIAGNHSNNAVPQDNRRGLLPGGKGPAYPPGVAAWAANTHYLNPGSGSVGTNHVSSSSSSSSSPSTSTSASTNGQPPHLKWLPAMEEIPENYEEDDFEGVFHQGQGGKRSESRHEAGMDASELVHEINKLLQDVRQN, encoded by the exons ATGAAGTCTGGAAAAATGAAAGGACTATTTCTGACAAGAATTTTGAAAGTTCTGGCTGTTTTGGCGCTGGCAACGCAACATGTTAACGGTAAGACGCTGAAATATCAGATTTATGAGGAGCAGAAGGTTGGAACCGTCATTGCCCGTTTGAAAGACGATGTCGCTGATGTTCTGGCTAAACTTCCGAGCTCAGTGTCGCTGCGCTTCAGAGCTATGCAAAGAGGGAGCTCGTCTTTCCTCACGGTGCGCGAACAGGACGGAGAAATCAGCATCAGGACCAAAATTGACCGTGAGAAACTCTGCGAAAAGAATCTCAACTGTTCCATTCAATTCGACGTGCTGACTCTACCCACTGAGCACCTGCAGCTGTTTCACGTCGAGGTGGAAATACTGGACATCAACGATAACGCACCCCAGTTCGCCCGAGCCGTCATCCCCATTGAGATCTCCGAGAGCGCGGCTGTGGGTGCGCGCATCCCCCTGGACAGCGCCACGGACCCCGATGTCGGGGAAAACTCACTGTACTCGTATGCCTTAGAGCCCAACAACAACTTCAAGATTGACATCCAGTCCAGAACTGACGGGGCTAAATACGCGGAACTGGTGGTGCTCAGGGAGCTGGATCGAGAGGTGCGCTCCGGTTATGAACTTCAATACACGGCCTCTGATAGGGGCGTTCCCCCCAGAACCGGTTCGACCCTCCTCAAAATTAGTGTTACCGATTCAAATGACAACAGCCCAATTTTTGAAAAGTCATCATATGTCATAAATCTCCCAGAAAATTCACCTGTTGGCACTCTGCTCATTGACTTAAACGCCACTGACGCGGATGACGGCACAAACGCCAAAATAGTCTACTCATTCAGCAGTCACGTGTCCCCCAAAATAATGGAGACGTTCAAAATTAACCCCGACAGCGGTCACCTGACCCTAATCAGGCGTGTGGACTATGAGGCCATTAACTCTTATGACATTGATGTCCAAGCGCAGGACATGGGTCCAAACTCCATGCCAGCACACTGCAAGATCCTGGTCAAAGTGGTCGACGTGAACGACAATAAACCAGATATTAGCATCAATCTCATGTCCTCTCAGGGGAATGGAGACGCAGCCTATATATCTGAGGCTTCTCCTCTGGACACCTTTGTAGCTTTGGTGAGGGTGGAGGACTTGGACTCTGCATTGAACGGAGAGGTAGAGTGTAAACTTCATGGTCAAGGATATTTCAAACTGCAGAGGACCTATGAGAACAACTACATGATTTTGACCAACGTGACTTTGGACCGAGAGAAGCGGTCAGAGTTCAGTCTGACGGTGGTGGCAGAGGACCGGGGGACCCCCAGTCTGTCCACCGTCAAACACTTCACTGTGCACGTAACCGATGAAAATGACAACCCACCACGTTTTGAGAAAGGTCGATATGAGATCTTCAAATCAGAGAACAATGCCCCCGGAGCATATCTGACCTCCATCATGGCCACTGACCCTGATCTAGACACCAATGGACAGGTGAGCTACTCCATCTTGGAGAACTCTGTTCATGGGAGTTCCATCTCCACCTACGTCACCATTGACCCCTCTAATGGTGCCATCTATGCACTGCGTACCTTTGATAGAGAGGATGTTAGTCGTATCTCCTTTGTTGTGCAAGCCAAAGATGCAGGGAAACCACCACTGCTCAGCAACGCCACAATTATTCTGAATATCCTGGATGAGAATGACAACCCTCCGGTCATTGTGGTACCCCAACTGTGGAACTTCACTGCTGATGTACCTGTGTTAAAGTTCACAGAGGCTGGAAACTTAGTGACTGTGGTCAGGGCGACTGATCGTGACACAGGGGTCAACGCTGAACTCATTTGCTCCATTGTCAGTGGCAACGAGGAGGGCTTCTTCACTATTGACCCAAGAACCTGTGAAATCAAAGCTAACGCCAGCCTGGAGAACTTCCCCCATGAGCACGCTGAGTTGACGGTTGTGGTCCGAGATCAAGGAAGAGAGAGCCTCAGTGCTAAGGCGGTGCTGAAAATCACATGGATCATGGAGAACCACGTCCCGGTGATGGACCAGGGCGAGTCTGCCCTAGATGTCTCCCTGATTATCATCATATCCCTTGGGGCCATCTGCGCCGTCCTCCTGGTAATCATGGTGGTGTTTGCCTCGCGCTGTAACCGGGAGAAGAAGGACACAAGACACTCCTACAACTGCCGTGTAGCCGAGTCGACCCACCAACATCACCCCAAGAAGCCCTCACGCCAGATCCACAAAGGTGACATCACCCTGGTCCCCACGGTGAACGGCACCCTGCCAATCAGAGCTCACCACCGCTCACCTTCAGCCACGCCTCCCATGGATCGAGCCCAGATGGGGAGCCGGCAGAATCACCACAGCCGCCAATCTCTTAACAGCCTAGTGACCATCTCATCCAATCACATTCCAGAGAGCTTCGCCCTAGAACTGGCACATGCAACTCCACCAGTGGAg CAAGTCTCACAGCTTCTGTCCATGCTCCATCAGGGCCAGTACCAGCCCAGACCCAGTTTCCGTGGCAACAAATACTCCCGCAGCTACAG GTATGCATTACAAGACATGGACAAGTTCAGCCTGAAGGACAGTGGCCGTGGGGACAGCGAGGCGGGGGACAGTGACTGTGACATGGGGCGGGAATCCCCCGTGGACAGGCTGCTGCTGGGGGAGGGCTTTTCTGACCTGATACACCTCGAAATGCACCATCGCCTCCACCCAG CAATGAGACTGTGCACGGATGAATGTCGCGTCCTGGGACACTCTGACCAGTGCTGGAtgccccccctctcctcccccgcTTCCTCTGCTGACTACCGCAACAACATGTACATCCCCGGGGAGGAGTCCTCCCAACAGCCCCAAATCGACGATGACCAATCCTCCGTTGACTCGGAGCGCCGCAAGAGCTTCTCCACTTTTGGAAAGGAGTCTGGGAACGAAGAGGCAGGGGCCGGGGGAGATGTCGCCGGAGGAGGCGGTGATGCCTGTGCAGCTGGAGGAGGGGCTGGATCCCTCCTCACAGAGATGAACTCTGTGTTCCAGCGGCTCCTCCCCCCTAATATAGACTCGTACGCAGAGTGCACTGAAACAAGCCCGCCCTCGTCCTCATCAACCACTGAGAGAGGAAGCGGCCGTGGTGGCAACATTGCTGGTAACCACAGTAACAATGCCGTTCCTCAGGACAACCGGAGAGGGTTGCTGCCAGGTGGGAAAGGTCCCGCGTACCCTCCAGGTGTGGCTGCATGGGCGGCCAATACCCACTATCTAAATCCCGGAAGTGGATCCGTAGGAACCAAccatgtttcctcctcctcctcctcttcttcctccccctccacctccacttctGCCTCCACCAACGGACAGCCGCCACACCTGAAATGGCTACCAGCCATGGAGGAAATCCCAGAGAATTACGAGGAAGACGATTTTGAAGGCGTCTTCCATCAGGGTCAGGGTGGCAAACGCAGCGAGAGCCGCCATGAGGCCGGCATGGATGCTAGTGAGCTGGTCCACGAGatcaacaaactgctgcaggacGTCAGACAGAACTAA